The Alosa sapidissima isolate fAloSap1 chromosome 6, fAloSap1.pri, whole genome shotgun sequence genome window below encodes:
- the LOC121711236 gene encoding probable G-protein coupled receptor 139 isoform X2, which produces MSGTMDGSTIFIAVQKVYYPLLCIVGIPANLFTFYMIRFRKCGMSATAVIYLSCLAIMDTCYLVWVILLDLCLTFLQLQPFWHSHPWCGIMGILQYGALYSSSWIVVVFTIERYLVLSVTAATQRFTRPRTTVLTCVAIVVVSHLVSLPMGWINEVTPVNQTLDTGNVTLPRCHYREAVYSTVIVWVTSFLSAGVPIVLVISYNSLIAYHLCRSSRLFTQEEWRTIRGSNTQGMVRRTIILLGTVSVAFVVLSLPRFVTYCILRTQYNHNDFDRNDYALAINVASDVANMLQNLNSTTNFLLYCVVSRRFRQELLGTLTCRVKAQELSSFITQNTMKVFAVAHHNSRSPAREPIHVVLTEHKRIESFSHCERP; this is translated from the exons ATGAGTGGAACAATGGatggatccactattttcatcgCCGTCCAGAAAGTGTACTACCCACTGCTGTGCATCGTGGGtattccag cTAACCTTTTCACTTTCTACATGATCCGCTTCCGTAAATGTGGCATGTCGGCAACAGCGGTCATCTACCTGAGCTGTTTGGCCATCATGGACACCTGCTACCTGGTGTGGGTGATCCTGCTGGACCTGTGCCTCACCTTCCTGCAGCTGCAGCCCTTCTGGCACTCGCACCCCTGGTGTGGCATCATGGGTATTCTGCAGTACGGTGCTCTGTACAGCTCCTCCTGGATCGTGGTGGTGTTCACCATCGAGCGCTACCTGGTCCTGAGCGTCACGGCCGCCACACAGCGTTTCACGCGCCCGCGCACCACCGTGCTCACCTGCGTGGCCATCGTGGTGGTGTCGCACCTGGTGTCCTTGCCCATGGGCTGGATCAACGAGGTGACGCCGGTCAACCAGACGCTGGACACGGGGAACGTGACGCTGCCGCGCTGCCACTACCGGGAGGCCGTCTACTCCACCGTGATCGTGTGGGTCACCTCCTTCCTCTCGGCCGGCGTCCCCATCGTCCTGGTCATCAGCTACAACTCGCTCATCGCCTACCACCTGTGCCGCTCCAGCCGGCTCTTCACCCAGGAGGAGTGGCGCACTATCCGCGGCTCCAACACGCAGGGCATGGTGCGCCGGACCATCATCCTCCTGGGCACGGTGTCGGTGGCCTTCGTGGTGCTCAGCCTGCCGCGCTTCGTCACCTACTGCATCCTGCGCACCCAGTACAACCACAATGACTTTGACCGCAACGACTACGCGCTCGCAATCAACGTGGCCAGCGACGTGGCCAACATGCTGCAGAACCtcaactccaccaccaactTCCTGCTGTACTGCGTGGTCAGCCGCCGCTTCCGCCAGGAGCTGCTGGGCACGCTGACCTGCAGGGTCAAGGCTCAGGAGCTCAGCTCGTTCATCACACAGAACACCATGAAAGTCTTCGCCGTGGCCCATCACAACAGCAGGAGCCCTGCCAGGGAGCCCATCCATGTGGTCCTCACGGAACACAAGCGAATAGAGTCGTTTTCACACTGTGAGAGACCGTAG
- the traf3ip2a gene encoding E3 ubiquitin ligase TRAF3IP2 → MMDSFPVPCRHRSLPVETDEAMTSSSLNLAWSACQQCLEPRQPSQAPQIADEWSPPPVTINVCGVDYPDETGLELSMDLSSAPGVPGISSWMDKVPRKDSPVRSYYRPPKEPPSLDPGSLEPPQPLRSDTNPVCLRPMRCHLPCCTNPIPPLCHPAHGIRFSQPCPCLHPVDPARQHFCPNKEPVQDPLHQPDLNKNTTPVREVMTELCPTPSLPLAPSHIPTQEMRKTISLPDNCRNLFITYSIDTAEEIPAFVSFLMTQGFRPYIDIFDDPVRRLDINKWMDSFLKDKSVLIIMVISPKYKIDIEGDGSDEHGLHTKYIHSQLQNEFIQQRCLNFRLVPVLFSSATRDHIPIWLQSTRIYRWPQDMQDLLLRLLREERYVAPPMGKELTLTIRPI, encoded by the exons ATGATGGATTCCTTTCCag TGCCCTGCCGCCACAGAAGCCTCCCGGTGGAAACGGATGAGGCCATGACCTCGTCCTCGCTGAACCTGGCCTGGTCAGCCTGCCAGCAGTGCCTCGAGCCCAGGCAGCCTTCACAGGCTCCGCAGATTGCCGATGAGTGGTCGCCGCCCCCCGTGACAATCAACGTGTGCGGAGTGGATTACCCAGACGAGACGGGTCTGGAACTCTCCATGGACCTCTCCTCGGCCCCAGGGGTCCCCGGCATCAGCTCCTGGATGGACAAGGTGCCCAGAAAAGACTCCCCAGTCCGGAGCTACTACAGACCTCCTAAGGAGCCCCCCAGCCTGGACCCTGGCAGCCTGGAGCCTCCCCAGCCTCTCCGCTCCGACACCAACCCTGTGTGCCTGAGGCCCATGCGCTGCCACTTGCCCTGCTGTACTAACCCCATCCCACCTCTGT GTCATCCTGCGCATGGGATCCGCTTTTCCCAGCCCTGCCCATGCCTGCACCCAGTCGATCCAGCCCGACAGCACTTCTGCCCAAACAAAGAGCCTGTACAAGACCCACTCCACCAGCCAGACCTTAA TAAAAACACTACCCCTGTCAGAGAAGTTATGACGGAGCTGTGCCCCACACCCTCACTACCTCTTGCCCCAAGTCACATTCCAACACAGGAAATGAGAAAGACCATCAGTCTACCTGATAACTGCC gaAACCTTTTCATAACATACTCCATAGACACAGCTGAGGAAATTCCTGCATTTGTGAGTTTCTTGATGACACAGGGCTTTCGTCCATAT ATTGATATATTTGACGACCCTGTAAGAAGACTGGATATAAATAAGTGGATGGATAGTTTTTTAAAAGAT AAATCCGTGTTGATTATCATGGTCATCAGTCCCAAATACAAAATTGATATTGAAGGTGATGGCTCAGATGAACATGGACTGCACACCAAGTACATCCATAGTCAG CTACAGAATGAGTTTATTCAGCAGCGCTGCCTGAATTTCCGACTTGTCCCAGTGTTGTTCTCAAGTGCAACTCGG GACCATATTCCCATCTGGCTGCAGAGCACACGCATCTACCGATGGCCTCAGGACATGCAGGATCTGCTGCTCCGCCTGCTTCGAGAGGAGCGCTACGTCGCCCCACCCATGGGGAAGGAGCTCACCCTCACCATCAGAcccatctga
- the LOC121711236 gene encoding probable G-protein coupled receptor 139 isoform X1 gives MLTCADEWNNGWIHYFHRRPESVLPTAVHPNLFTFYMIRFRKCGMSATAVIYLSCLAIMDTCYLVWVILLDLCLTFLQLQPFWHSHPWCGIMGILQYGALYSSSWIVVVFTIERYLVLSVTAATQRFTRPRTTVLTCVAIVVVSHLVSLPMGWINEVTPVNQTLDTGNVTLPRCHYREAVYSTVIVWVTSFLSAGVPIVLVISYNSLIAYHLCRSSRLFTQEEWRTIRGSNTQGMVRRTIILLGTVSVAFVVLSLPRFVTYCILRTQYNHNDFDRNDYALAINVASDVANMLQNLNSTTNFLLYCVVSRRFRQELLGTLTCRVKAQELSSFITQNTMKVFAVAHHNSRSPAREPIHVVLTEHKRIESFSHCERP, from the exons ATGTTAACCTGTGCTGATGAGTGGAACAATGGatggatccactattttcatcgCCGTCCAGAAAGTGTACTACCCACTGCTGTGCATC cTAACCTTTTCACTTTCTACATGATCCGCTTCCGTAAATGTGGCATGTCGGCAACAGCGGTCATCTACCTGAGCTGTTTGGCCATCATGGACACCTGCTACCTGGTGTGGGTGATCCTGCTGGACCTGTGCCTCACCTTCCTGCAGCTGCAGCCCTTCTGGCACTCGCACCCCTGGTGTGGCATCATGGGTATTCTGCAGTACGGTGCTCTGTACAGCTCCTCCTGGATCGTGGTGGTGTTCACCATCGAGCGCTACCTGGTCCTGAGCGTCACGGCCGCCACACAGCGTTTCACGCGCCCGCGCACCACCGTGCTCACCTGCGTGGCCATCGTGGTGGTGTCGCACCTGGTGTCCTTGCCCATGGGCTGGATCAACGAGGTGACGCCGGTCAACCAGACGCTGGACACGGGGAACGTGACGCTGCCGCGCTGCCACTACCGGGAGGCCGTCTACTCCACCGTGATCGTGTGGGTCACCTCCTTCCTCTCGGCCGGCGTCCCCATCGTCCTGGTCATCAGCTACAACTCGCTCATCGCCTACCACCTGTGCCGCTCCAGCCGGCTCTTCACCCAGGAGGAGTGGCGCACTATCCGCGGCTCCAACACGCAGGGCATGGTGCGCCGGACCATCATCCTCCTGGGCACGGTGTCGGTGGCCTTCGTGGTGCTCAGCCTGCCGCGCTTCGTCACCTACTGCATCCTGCGCACCCAGTACAACCACAATGACTTTGACCGCAACGACTACGCGCTCGCAATCAACGTGGCCAGCGACGTGGCCAACATGCTGCAGAACCtcaactccaccaccaactTCCTGCTGTACTGCGTGGTCAGCCGCCGCTTCCGCCAGGAGCTGCTGGGCACGCTGACCTGCAGGGTCAAGGCTCAGGAGCTCAGCTCGTTCATCACACAGAACACCATGAAAGTCTTCGCCGTGGCCCATCACAACAGCAGGAGCCCTGCCAGGGAGCCCATCCATGTGGTCCTCACGGAACACAAGCGAATAGAGTCGTTTTCACACTGTGAGAGACCGTAG